Proteins co-encoded in one Spirosoma endbachense genomic window:
- a CDS encoding RagB/SusD family nutrient uptake outer membrane protein produces MKKRILAILFLTATLSSCQDFLNLKPAYQISDQSFYQNQNDFETALVGVYSTSRELYRGSTIQYIGELSTDNAEIQWSSPSADEMQMDQNGVTATNAFVRSVWNTCLYTISQSTNLLNRIDAVNFDQTAKNRIKGEAQFLRAFSYFYLVRLFGNVPITTQTFSSPAQVAAADLTLKPKEEVYKLILADLTSAETLLPATLTADKTRASQMTVKALLGKVYLTQLSYDLAATKLKEVIDSKQYSLVADYKSLSTNGNVNLPETLLEVDYLSGQTLGNNYSSLFTPAITSMAIFPGNAQGSGRIVPTLDLIKAYENGDARKAISVNDSVLLIGGKKSYSRYGLKFVDFKAVDPGDGSVSFTILRYADILLMYAEVLNEQGKPADALPYINQIRQRVKLPVLAGLSQADLRLALERERRIEFLYEGHRWFDLVRTGRAQTVLNAHYASQKLNFSVQDFEVLFPIPQAEIDLNPKLKQNPGY; encoded by the coding sequence ATGAAAAAGCGAATATTGGCCATATTGTTTCTGACGGCCACTTTATCATCTTGCCAGGATTTTCTGAATCTGAAGCCAGCATACCAGATTAGTGATCAGAGTTTCTATCAGAATCAGAATGATTTTGAGACGGCCCTGGTCGGGGTTTATAGTACCTCACGGGAGCTATATAGAGGCAGTACGATTCAGTATATTGGCGAATTGTCGACCGATAACGCTGAAATTCAGTGGTCGTCGCCATCCGCCGATGAGATGCAAATGGACCAGAACGGGGTTACAGCAACCAATGCGTTTGTTCGATCGGTCTGGAATACATGCCTGTACACAATCTCGCAGTCGACCAACCTGTTGAACCGGATCGATGCGGTCAATTTCGATCAGACCGCCAAGAACCGGATTAAAGGCGAAGCACAGTTTCTGCGGGCGTTCAGCTATTTTTATCTGGTTCGTTTGTTTGGCAATGTGCCCATCACGACGCAAACCTTCAGCAGCCCGGCACAGGTAGCGGCCGCTGATTTAACGCTGAAGCCCAAAGAAGAGGTTTACAAATTGATTCTGGCCGATTTGACCAGTGCCGAAACACTCTTGCCCGCCACGCTTACTGCCGACAAAACCAGAGCCTCGCAAATGACGGTCAAAGCCCTGCTGGGTAAAGTATACCTGACTCAACTGAGTTACGATCTGGCAGCTACCAAACTGAAAGAGGTGATCGACTCAAAGCAGTATTCGCTGGTGGCCGATTATAAATCGCTGTCGACCAACGGTAATGTCAATCTGCCGGAAACGCTTTTGGAAGTCGATTATCTGTCGGGCCAGACGCTGGGCAATAACTATTCGTCGCTGTTTACGCCCGCCATTACGAGTATGGCTATCTTTCCGGGAAATGCACAGGGGTCGGGCCGTATCGTGCCAACGCTGGACTTAATCAAAGCGTATGAAAACGGCGACGCCCGTAAGGCCATATCGGTCAACGATTCGGTTTTATTGATTGGGGGCAAGAAATCATACAGTCGTTATGGATTGAAGTTTGTGGATTTTAAGGCCGTTGATCCGGGTGATGGGAGCGTTTCGTTCACGATTCTTCGCTATGCCGATATATTGTTAATGTATGCCGAAGTGCTGAATGAACAGGGCAAACCAGCGGATGCGCTTCCCTACATCAATCAGATTCGGCAGCGTGTCAAGCTACCCGTTCTGGCGGGTCTTTCGCAGGCCGATTTACGACTGGCGCTTGAACGCGAACGGCGGATAGAGTTCCTGTATGAAGGTCATCGGTGGTTCGATCTGGTCCGGACCGGGCGCGCGCAGACGGTCCTGAATGCCCATTATGCGAGTCAGAAACTTAACTTTTCGGTTCAGGATTTTGAGGTTTTATTTCCTATTCCGCAAGCCGAAATAGACCTGAATCCCAAACTGAAGCAGAATCCGGGCTATTGA
- a CDS encoding SusC/RagA family TonB-linked outer membrane protein produces the protein MNHFLFHRLRLLVIGSMLSVLAVVQVVSAQSTKGLVSGKITADEDGEALVGATITEKGTTNGTTTDTNGSFKLNVSGNATLVVSFIGYAPQEIAVTNGNGQPRSSINVALKTDQQQLQDVVVVGYGTQRKKDLTGSIVNLTSKDLVPVPSATSVDQMMQGKVAGVQITQTSGAPGGNVNVIVRGISSITGGNSPLYVVDGYAIGTGGGGSDLSTFSSNSYTASGIANSSSTNRINPLSIINPADIESIQVLKDASATAIYGSRGSNGVIIITTKRGKLGKPTISFEHSTGVQELARKMKLLTPRQYAEFVAEGRDNAWVFAGGKASDPNNVRSTATQVKPEFRNPGQFADEGYGTDWQDVIFRKGMVQNYQLSASGTSKDVSYYVSGGYFNQKGIIIGSDFSKFTLRTNIDAQLSQRLKIGASFSGAHSYGDFARAEGHLQFRGLISAALASDPTIPVYNADGTPYSEFSSPTGIPVENPVVIAAEFSDKRNNTNVFTNNYLQFELAPGLILKTSVGVNYSNNVTRLWKSSKVGLATSRTGAATAGSTEVKSLNWLNENTLNYRHKFGGKHDIDALVGYTIQKNSDEILQAGATGFSTDYVPFLAAGTVSTGTNYISEWAIMSWLARVNYTYAGKYLLTATIRQDGSSRFGAKNRWGTFPSISAAYRLSDEPFMKSASFISDLKLRASFGVSGNNLIPNYATQGLLGVARTVSNGQIVSGVVPNSLANDELTWEQSVQSNVGMDLSLFQNRLSFTVDAYQAYKKNLLLNVTLPSASGFSTSVQNIGEVENKGIELTVNSQNIGKGPFQWNTDFNISWNRNKVLALNSEAARIVTSDYQVAQVGYPISSFRLLNILGVFQTPEEISKSPIQNPRVQPGDYKYQDADGNGTINTSDKTIVGNPWPKFTWGLGNRFSFKNFALSISLNGTYGNQIYFQGGEVSLNGAGVQNQLASMADRWKSPENPGAGLYSRAIRNDYAFGFSAGTTKYLFDGSFTRIRDVNLSYTFPSTVISKLKLQALSVYADVTNLYTFTKYPGYDPEGSTGGDNLAKSGVDFFSYPNPRTYTVGLRVTF, from the coding sequence ATGAACCATTTTTTATTCCATCGGCTACGGCTCCTGGTGATTGGGAGCATGTTGAGTGTTTTAGCCGTCGTACAGGTTGTGTCTGCTCAATCAACCAAAGGGTTGGTAAGTGGTAAAATCACGGCTGACGAAGACGGTGAAGCGTTGGTCGGAGCGACCATCACGGAAAAAGGAACCACAAACGGTACGACGACCGATACGAATGGTAGCTTTAAACTCAATGTATCGGGCAATGCAACGCTGGTTGTCAGCTTTATTGGCTATGCTCCACAGGAAATTGCCGTTACGAATGGCAACGGCCAACCGCGTTCGAGCATAAATGTCGCCCTAAAAACTGACCAGCAGCAATTGCAGGATGTGGTTGTGGTTGGTTATGGAACACAGCGCAAAAAAGATCTTACCGGCTCTATCGTCAACCTCACCAGTAAAGACCTGGTGCCGGTACCCTCAGCCACAAGCGTCGATCAGATGATGCAGGGAAAAGTGGCCGGTGTGCAAATCACGCAAACCTCGGGCGCGCCGGGGGGAAATGTCAACGTGATTGTTCGGGGTATCAGCTCCATTACGGGCGGTAACTCGCCCCTGTATGTGGTGGATGGATATGCCATTGGCACGGGCGGAGGAGGTTCCGATTTGAGTACTTTCAGTTCGAACTCCTATACGGCCAGTGGTATTGCCAATAGTAGCTCAACGAACCGCATCAACCCACTTAGCATCATTAATCCTGCTGATATTGAGTCGATTCAGGTGCTGAAGGATGCGTCGGCAACGGCCATATATGGCTCACGAGGTTCCAACGGCGTCATTATCATTACCACCAAACGGGGCAAGTTAGGCAAACCTACCATCAGCTTCGAACATTCGACCGGGGTTCAGGAATTGGCCAGGAAGATGAAGTTGTTAACACCTCGCCAATATGCTGAATTCGTCGCTGAAGGACGCGACAACGCCTGGGTGTTTGCGGGCGGGAAAGCGTCTGATCCGAATAATGTGCGCAGCACCGCTACCCAGGTCAAACCCGAATTCCGGAATCCGGGTCAGTTTGCTGACGAAGGCTATGGTACTGACTGGCAGGACGTCATTTTCCGAAAAGGGATGGTTCAGAATTACCAGCTGTCGGCCAGTGGCACCAGTAAGGATGTCAGTTATTACGTGTCGGGCGGCTATTTCAACCAGAAAGGCATCATCATCGGCTCTGACTTCAGCAAATTTACCCTGCGTACCAACATCGATGCCCAACTTAGCCAACGCCTGAAAATAGGCGCTTCGTTTTCTGGCGCACACTCGTACGGCGATTTTGCCCGTGCCGAAGGTCACCTGCAATTCCGGGGACTGATTTCGGCAGCGCTGGCAAGCGATCCAACTATTCCGGTGTATAATGCCGATGGAACACCTTATTCTGAGTTTTCCAGCCCAACGGGTATTCCGGTCGAAAATCCGGTGGTAATTGCCGCCGAGTTTTCGGATAAACGCAACAATACCAATGTGTTCACCAATAATTACCTGCAATTTGAACTGGCACCGGGACTTATTCTGAAAACATCGGTTGGCGTGAATTATTCCAACAATGTGACACGCTTATGGAAATCGTCGAAGGTAGGGTTGGCTACCAGTCGGACGGGGGCGGCTACAGCGGGTTCAACTGAAGTAAAAAGCCTGAACTGGCTGAACGAAAATACCCTGAATTATCGGCATAAGTTTGGCGGAAAACACGATATCGATGCCTTAGTAGGTTATACCATCCAGAAAAATTCGGATGAAATTTTGCAGGCTGGGGCAACTGGTTTTTCTACAGATTATGTACCTTTTCTGGCAGCCGGTACCGTCTCGACGGGTACGAATTACATCAGCGAATGGGCTATCATGTCGTGGCTGGCTCGGGTCAATTATACCTATGCCGGAAAGTACTTACTGACCGCAACCATTCGACAGGATGGCAGCTCGCGGTTCGGCGCAAAAAATCGCTGGGGCACGTTCCCGTCGATTTCAGCGGCTTACCGTTTGTCGGATGAGCCTTTTATGAAATCGGCCAGTTTTATCAGTGATCTGAAACTCAGAGCCAGTTTTGGGGTTTCGGGTAATAACCTGATCCCAAATTATGCCACTCAGGGATTGCTGGGCGTTGCTCGCACCGTATCGAACGGGCAGATCGTATCGGGGGTGGTGCCGAACAGTTTAGCGAATGACGAACTGACCTGGGAGCAATCCGTACAATCGAACGTCGGCATGGATTTGTCGCTGTTTCAGAACCGATTGTCGTTTACGGTCGATGCCTATCAGGCTTATAAGAAGAACCTGCTGCTGAACGTAACCTTGCCATCCGCTTCCGGCTTTAGCACGTCAGTTCAGAACATTGGCGAGGTCGAAAATAAGGGGATCGAGCTAACGGTTAACTCGCAGAACATCGGCAAAGGCCCATTTCAGTGGAATACCGATTTTAACATCAGCTGGAACCGCAATAAAGTGCTGGCGCTCAACTCCGAAGCGGCCCGAATCGTCACCTCCGATTATCAGGTCGCACAGGTTGGCTATCCGATTTCCAGCTTCCGACTCCTCAACATTTTGGGCGTTTTCCAGACTCCGGAGGAAATCAGCAAAAGCCCTATCCAGAATCCAAGAGTACAGCCGGGCGATTACAAATACCAGGATGCGGATGGCAATGGTACAATCAATACGTCGGATAAAACGATTGTGGGTAACCCCTGGCCTAAATTTACCTGGGGTCTCGGTAATCGCTTCAGTTTCAAGAATTTCGCGTTGAGCATTAGCCTGAATGGTACTTATGGCAATCAGATTTATTTCCAGGGTGGGGAAGTGTCTTTGAATGGAGCCGGGGTTCAGAATCAGTTAGCGTCGATGGCTGATCGCTGGAAGTCACCAGAAAATCCGGGTGCAGGCTTGTACAGCCGGGCTATTCGGAACGACTATGCCTTCGGCTTTAGCGCCGGAACGACCAAATACCTGTTCGACGGTTCGTTCACCCGCATTCGGGATGTTAATCTTTCCTACACATTCCCATCCACGGTCATTAGCAAATTGAAACTCCAGGCCTTATCTGTCTATGCCGATGTGACGAACCTCTACACCTTCACGAAATATCCGGGTTATGATCCGGAAGGCAGCACCGGGGGCGATAATCTGGCCAAGAGTGGCGTCGACTTTTTCTCGTATCCGAACCCACGGACCTATACCGTTGGCCTGCGCGTAACTTTTTAA
- a CDS encoding L-fucose/L-arabinose isomerase family protein: MENHILNSVAPVHEAGIVKRKKTRPRIGVFGVGYFKYWGQFDGLLDDLLKKQTVFIEKVESLNSVEIIDFGLVDDVTKAYELVPKLNAANLDLIFCDMLTYATSSTFGVIIKSIETPIVLVALQPDKAMDYSHASTYLQLYNDDICALPEFAGVAVRMGKKVPQMIIGTLYDDPAVDSELEEYCRIAAVLHDLKTAKIGHIGHPIEAMLDMHSDSTMLTAHFGAHIVQCEAHEIVTQYHQATDAEIDAVKERILAFFDTPDPVSDPISEKLRDSDLHIAAQAAVALEKFIKAKKLDGLAYYYDGPEGSDTRVVMSNLIVGNSLLQGAGFPMCGESDLKTCIAMLIMERLDIGGSFAEFHPVDFKEDFVLVGHDGPHNIAIAEGQPVLRSLKKYHGKPGFGAGVEFKIKEGPITMLSINSTYEGKMKFIIAEGESIAGPIPPTGNTNTRGFFKPDVRTFLKRWIKEGPTHHFALGVGHHAETIQKIADYLKIESVIIDG, translated from the coding sequence ATGGAGAATCACATACTAAATAGTGTTGCGCCGGTTCATGAAGCGGGTATTGTAAAACGAAAAAAGACACGTCCCCGAATTGGCGTGTTTGGTGTAGGCTATTTCAAATATTGGGGTCAGTTTGACGGATTATTAGACGATCTGTTGAAAAAACAGACCGTTTTTATTGAGAAAGTAGAATCGCTGAACTCGGTAGAAATCATAGATTTTGGGCTGGTCGACGATGTAACGAAAGCCTACGAGCTTGTTCCAAAACTCAATGCGGCAAATCTGGATCTGATTTTCTGTGATATGCTTACCTATGCTACGTCGAGCACGTTTGGCGTAATCATCAAAAGCATCGAAACACCGATTGTTCTGGTCGCCCTTCAGCCCGATAAAGCGATGGATTACAGTCATGCATCAACGTATCTGCAATTGTATAACGATGATATCTGTGCTTTGCCGGAGTTTGCTGGGGTAGCCGTTCGGATGGGCAAAAAAGTGCCGCAGATGATTATCGGAACGTTGTATGACGACCCCGCCGTCGATAGTGAACTCGAAGAATATTGCCGAATCGCGGCTGTTCTACATGATTTGAAAACGGCCAAAATCGGGCATATCGGTCATCCGATCGAAGCCATGCTCGATATGCACTCGGATTCGACGATGCTGACGGCTCATTTTGGCGCCCACATTGTTCAGTGCGAGGCTCATGAGATTGTTACGCAGTATCATCAGGCAACCGACGCGGAAATAGATGCCGTTAAAGAGCGTATTCTGGCTTTTTTTGATACGCCCGATCCGGTCTCCGACCCAATTTCCGAAAAACTAAGGGATTCCGATCTGCACATAGCTGCCCAGGCGGCTGTTGCACTGGAAAAATTCATTAAAGCCAAAAAGCTCGATGGATTAGCCTATTACTACGATGGCCCAGAAGGTAGCGATACGCGGGTCGTTATGTCGAATCTGATTGTCGGCAATTCACTACTCCAGGGTGCTGGGTTTCCCATGTGTGGTGAATCGGATTTGAAAACCTGTATTGCGATGCTCATCATGGAGCGGCTGGACATTGGAGGTAGCTTCGCCGAGTTCCATCCCGTCGATTTCAAGGAAGATTTTGTGCTGGTTGGGCATGATGGTCCCCACAATATCGCCATTGCCGAAGGTCAGCCAGTGTTGCGGAGCCTGAAAAAATACCACGGTAAGCCGGGTTTCGGCGCCGGTGTCGAATTTAAGATCAAAGAAGGACCGATTACGATGCTGAGCATCAACTCGACCTATGAGGGCAAAATGAAATTCATCATTGCTGAAGGCGAATCCATCGCAGGACCAATACCACCAACCGGTAATACCAACACGCGGGGTTTTTTCAAACCGGATGTCCGCACGTTCCTCAAACGATGGATCAAAGAAGGCCCAACGCACCATTTTGCCCTGGGCGTCGGCCACCATGCCGAAACGATTCAAAAGATTGCCGATTACCTGAAAATCGAATCAGTCATCATTGACGGATAA
- a CDS encoding MFS transporter — MQKNIRWLIVCLLFIATGLSFLDRQVLSIAIIKIQEEFQITDVQYGMINTSFLISYAIMFTLGGWLIDRVGGKTGLALSVGIWSIANSLHAVINSFSQLVAFRFFLGVGEGGCFPGAAWTVYRWFDKKERALANGIAIGGSAIGAVVAPPLTIWLSEHYGWRGGFLIPGLIGIAWVIAWLLIPWKKENMASGTESGPTQADKVPFLTLLKKRPTWVFIIIRFLLDPVFYFMMFWIPKYLSSVRNVSFEEIGKLFWIPFLALGVANVLGGWFSGQLIARNFSVNKARKTVMGIAALLTLAAPAIEWVSSVEVAVALMSVFMFAHGFWITNYITSISDMFGQKATSTVVGLSGTAGAVSGLLLNPLMGAIIQEYSYRPLWIASGLLYPLAFILLIVLIPSIKSLYLGDKQEGLLQDIPASV; from the coding sequence ATGCAAAAAAACATCCGCTGGCTGATTGTTTGCCTCCTTTTTATTGCAACCGGGCTGAGTTTTCTGGATCGACAGGTACTGTCGATTGCTATTATCAAGATTCAGGAGGAGTTTCAGATTACGGATGTTCAATATGGCATGATCAATACCAGCTTCCTGATTAGCTATGCGATCATGTTTACGCTGGGCGGTTGGCTTATTGACAGGGTGGGTGGCAAAACGGGATTAGCGCTTTCGGTAGGGATTTGGTCCATTGCCAATAGTCTGCATGCTGTCATAAACAGTTTTTCTCAACTGGTAGCCTTTCGGTTTTTTCTGGGTGTGGGCGAAGGAGGTTGTTTTCCGGGAGCAGCCTGGACAGTTTATCGGTGGTTCGATAAAAAAGAGCGCGCGTTGGCCAATGGCATCGCTATTGGCGGATCGGCCATCGGAGCAGTAGTTGCTCCACCACTAACCATCTGGTTATCGGAGCATTACGGCTGGCGGGGTGGGTTTCTTATTCCTGGCCTGATAGGAATAGCCTGGGTAATTGCCTGGTTGTTAATACCCTGGAAGAAAGAAAATATGGCTTCTGGCACGGAAAGCGGGCCAACACAAGCCGATAAAGTGCCGTTTCTGACTTTGCTCAAAAAGCGCCCAACCTGGGTTTTCATTATCATTCGTTTCCTGCTCGACCCCGTCTTTTATTTTATGATGTTCTGGATTCCGAAATACCTTAGTTCGGTACGGAATGTGTCATTTGAAGAGATTGGTAAATTGTTCTGGATACCCTTTCTGGCATTGGGCGTTGCCAATGTACTGGGTGGCTGGTTTTCGGGGCAGCTCATCGCCCGAAATTTTTCGGTGAATAAAGCCCGCAAAACGGTCATGGGTATTGCCGCCTTGCTTACCCTCGCAGCACCGGCTATTGAATGGGTGTCATCGGTTGAAGTGGCGGTTGCCCTGATGTCGGTGTTTATGTTTGCCCACGGTTTCTGGATTACGAATTACATCACGTCCATCTCGGATATGTTCGGGCAGAAAGCTACCTCAACCGTTGTTGGTTTGTCGGGCACGGCGGGCGCTGTTTCGGGTTTACTGCTTAATCCGCTCATGGGAGCCATCATTCAGGAATACTCCTATCGTCCACTTTGGATCGCATCAGGATTACTTTATCCATTGGCTTTCATTTTATTGATTGTGCTGATCCCCAGCATTAAAAGCCTCTATTTAGGCGATAAACAGGAGGGATTACTACAGGATATCCCCGCGTCTGTTTAA
- a CDS encoding glycosyltransferase: protein MRFSIIIPVFNRPDELRELLFSLTKQTYTNFEVIVVEDGSRDKADGVVSAFANQLDIRYFFKENSGQGFTRNYGFERAKGDYFVIFDSDALIPPHYFAAVNQRLESGWLDAYGGPDAAHPDFTPIQKAISYSMTSPFTTGGIRGSKKNLGGTFHPRSFNMGLSRKVWETIGGYKLSRMGEDIEFAIRIIERGFKTGLIPEAFIYHKRRTNFGQFFRQLRFFGRARINISRYYPNELKLVHAIPALFTLFVFSIPVWAIISPILFGLAVGVLLLIAFLILIDATRKEKSVKVGLLSVEAAFIQLTGYGIGFISEGWKRFWEPKGFKETGATIEYPS from the coding sequence ATGCGATTCTCTATCATTATTCCTGTTTTCAATCGCCCCGACGAACTGCGTGAACTGTTGTTTAGTCTGACGAAACAGACCTATACAAATTTTGAAGTTATCGTTGTTGAAGATGGCTCCAGGGATAAAGCGGATGGCGTTGTAAGTGCCTTTGCCAATCAACTCGACATTCGCTACTTTTTTAAAGAAAATTCAGGGCAGGGCTTCACCAGAAATTACGGTTTTGAACGCGCTAAGGGCGATTATTTCGTCATTTTTGACTCGGATGCCCTGATTCCCCCACACTATTTTGCGGCCGTAAACCAGCGCCTTGAGTCCGGCTGGCTCGATGCATATGGTGGTCCGGATGCGGCTCACCCCGATTTTACGCCCATTCAGAAAGCGATAAGCTATTCCATGACGTCGCCTTTTACAACGGGCGGCATTCGAGGTAGTAAGAAGAATCTGGGGGGCACTTTTCATCCTCGAAGTTTCAACATGGGTTTGTCGAGAAAGGTCTGGGAAACGATCGGTGGGTATAAACTGAGCCGAATGGGCGAGGACATTGAGTTTGCTATCCGAATTATTGAGCGGGGCTTCAAGACCGGCCTAATTCCGGAGGCTTTCATCTACCACAAACGTCGAACGAATTTTGGACAGTTTTTTCGGCAGTTACGCTTTTTTGGTCGCGCGCGCATAAACATCTCGCGATACTACCCGAATGAGTTGAAACTCGTACATGCCATTCCGGCATTGTTTACCTTATTTGTATTTTCGATTCCGGTTTGGGCGATCATTAGCCCAATTCTATTTGGGCTGGCCGTCGGTGTATTGCTTCTAATTGCTTTCCTTATTTTGATTGATGCCACGCGGAAGGAGAAAAGCGTAAAAGTAGGCCTTTTGAGCGTGGAAGCGGCTTTTATACAGCTAACAGGCTATGGTATTGGGTTCATCAGCGAAGGATGGAAACGATTTTGGGAGCCTAAGGGCTTTAAAGAAACCGGAGCGACCATTGAGTATCCGTCATAG